The Desulfovibrio sp. sequence ATTCTGGCTTGAGGTACAGGATCATGCTCGCGGCGCGGCCAATGAAAAAGCCCTGGTGCTGCATACGCCTGACGGCGACTGGCGCGTAAGCCTGAGCATGCGCGAGCGGCAGCTGCGGGCCGTGCACAAGGTGGCCCACGGGCAGAGCCGCTGGCACCTGTATGGAACAGGCGTGCATGAAGAATATGAGGATTTGCCCCGCCTCATGTGCGCCTTGCACAACCATTTGCGAAAGGGCGCAAGCTCCGCCAGCACGGGCCTGAAAACGCCTGGGGTGCTGGATCTGCCCGTGCCCACCACCGGGCATGCGGACGCCGCCACCGGACAGGCAAACGCCGCCAATAAACAGCAGGCCGTGCCGCCTGAAAAGCCGCATCTTTTTCGCAGATTCTCCGGTCGCTCAGCTCAAAAAGCCGCAGCCCGCAAAAAAAGCCCTCCGCCGCCTTCGCTCAAGCCCGGCAGCCGCTGACAGAGAGCAATTTGAGAGGCTTTGAGGGGGAGGAAATGCTTTGTGGGGGAGTAACTGTTTTTGTGGGAGAGGCTTTGTGGGGGAGGGACCCTTTTGTAAAAGGGTCTCCTCCCCCACGCCCCCACCCCCTAAAACTTTTTTATCCGTTCCGATCTTGTGACGACAGCCTGGGCGCAATCATGCCGCAACCACGCCATGCCGCCGAATGCAGCGGATGTCATGAATGTCCGGGCTGTCGCGGTGGCAAGGGCTGGCGTGCGCTGCGTGCTACCCAAAAGGCCGAAGCCCCCTTAAGAAGAATGCTATAAAGCGTTGGCCATGATTTCTTGCAGAACGTCCTGCGGCACATTGCTGATGGGTACGAGGGGATTGGGGGGAGAGTCATAGGCGGCAATGGTTTTTTCAAACCAGCCCACATGGTGCCACTTGCCGTTTTTGTACCCGGCATTGGTGTACATTCCCACAGTGCGGAAGCCCAGTGATTTGTGCAGGGCCTCGCTTCTGGCATTGGGCAGGGTGACGCAGCCGTAGACGTTTCTGACCTCCTGCAACGCCAGCATCTGGATGAGGATGCCGTACAGGCATTTGCCCAGCCCTTTGGAGGTCGCCG is a genomic window containing:
- a CDS encoding N-acetyltransferase family protein is translated as MTAIRFAAPADSRALLAIYAQYIATPITFEYVLPSEQEFAGRIASISSCYPYIVCEEGDTIIGYAYAHRHMERQAYQWNAELSVYLDTAATSKGLGKCLYGILIQMLALQEVRNVYGCVTLPNARSEALHKSLGFRTVGMYTNAGYKNGKWHHVGWFEKTIAAYDSPPNPLVPISNVPQDVLQEIMANAL